In one window of Nitrospiria bacterium DNA:
- a CDS encoding NYN domain-containing protein, producing the protein MAVSEESRLALFIDLENIALGVREAKYSSFEISKVLARLVEKGKLIVKKAYADWDVYKEYKRAFHEAGIELIDIPHKRYSGKNSADIKLVVDAMELAASKEHVNIFVIASGDSDFTPLVSKLKENDKHVIGVGVKNSTSVLLSSNCDEFIYYEDLVRTPKSKPKAVAQLPEKKKECFELLLETIEALQREDKEVIWGSMVKQTMKRKQPSFNESYYGYSSFSKLLEDAAKHELIKITHDAKSRSYIVTPLMEAP; encoded by the coding sequence ATGGCGGTATCGGAAGAATCCAGGCTGGCGCTTTTCATTGATCTGGAAAACATCGCGCTCGGCGTGCGCGAGGCCAAGTATTCCAGCTTCGAAATCAGCAAGGTCTTGGCTCGCTTGGTGGAGAAGGGCAAGTTGATCGTCAAGAAGGCCTATGCCGACTGGGATGTTTATAAGGAATACAAGCGCGCCTTTCACGAGGCCGGCATCGAGCTGATCGATATTCCGCACAAACGCTACAGCGGGAAAAACAGCGCCGACATCAAGCTGGTCGTGGACGCGATGGAGTTGGCTGCCTCGAAAGAGCATGTCAACATCTTTGTGATCGCGTCCGGCGACAGCGATTTCACGCCGCTGGTCTCGAAGCTGAAGGAAAACGACAAGCATGTCATCGGGGTGGGCGTGAAGAATTCCACCTCGGTGCTGTTGTCCTCGAACTGCGATGAATTTATCTACTACGAAGACCTCGTGCGCACCCCGAAGTCGAAGCCCAAGGCCGTCGCCCAGTTGCCGGAAAAGAAAAAGGAATGTTTTGAACTTCTCCTCGAAACGATCGAAGCGCTGCAGAGGGAGGACAAGGAGGTGATCTGGGGTTCCATGGTGAAGCAGACCATGAAGCGCAAGCAGCCCTCGTTCAATGAATCCTACTACGGTTACAGCTCCTTCAGCAAGCTGCTTGAGGATGCGGCGAAGCATGAACTGATCAAGATCACCCACGACGCGAAAAGCCGTTCCTACATCGTCACCCCCCTCATGGAAGCCCCATAA